The Fluviispira vulneris genome includes a region encoding these proteins:
- a CDS encoding TIM-barrel domain-containing protein, whose protein sequence is MIRVNNLFIIKVCFISSFTFLGNIGIYAKQNHNYIIPNTQISANDKYILLEALSDDIIHIETAQGTLPNTPLPIYRSPMISKNLPYFGATEFQKSDNKIETKNLSINVNKETFCISFYNKKLGYDLTTLCPNFNSTENNSLKIISSQNKNAYGLGQYFYDPNSADGDWVGRKWEPGEFGNAFVGFSGGANSKVQFPILYALGNGKQNYALFIDSTYKMAWDFTRSDYWNVNLWEKQIRYFIIAGDNIENLRAKYVSLIGNPTVPPKKLLGLWVSEYGYKNWNEVDNKLTSLRTNHFPVDGFALDLYWFGGTKGMGSLIFDESNFPNPKENIEKYKKIGIEFLPIQEPYISESAQIPNSNINDFSDLVSRCYLVRKNAQGCAPSYFNNMWWGSGGMLDWSNEDASAYWFQKKQVPLVKLGITNFWLDLNEPEMYDPNAYYAGIKINGALKNRHADIANIYALKWIEGLDKGYNQNKNQIEFSNRPFYMSRAGSPGMQRYGAGMWSGDIGSNLGGLRAHINNQMNVSLSGIDFYSADTGGFHRNVFDGKDINRLYTMWFANATAFDFPVRPHTVVGETNNSETSPSNIGDIISNKENLLQRYALAPYYYSLFYRAHLFAEAVTPPLITFYQHDKNVRKISSEKMIGKFLLASAVFQYDDPIRRNIYLPEGRWLNFHTLEEVTKTGKVFIDFPTYLDGKYKIPLFVSEGAIIPQAYVDEKTMDMHGLRLDGTKINDLIIKVVPSEKESSFVLYEDDGESREYLAKNFAQTYISQIISKNVAKIEISPTQGKYNRMPLTRKQQIEIAIPNERVDLVQINGTIIEKCNSYLQENCWEYTHRNTALVKTSPKDITKKYIYEFSLQKNFSENAQYNFSCLNAKTVFGESVYIVGNIPELGNWNPAHAIKLYPVEYPTWTNYISKISTEQKNIEWKCIKKKESTGEVLQWQSGQNNTFNITNSGYGGNVDGKF, encoded by the coding sequence ATGATAAGAGTAAATAATTTATTTATAATTAAAGTCTGTTTCATTTCTTCATTCACTTTTTTGGGAAATATTGGAATTTATGCAAAACAAAATCACAATTACATAATTCCAAATACTCAAATTTCAGCTAATGATAAATATATATTATTAGAAGCATTATCTGATGATATCATTCATATTGAAACTGCCCAAGGTACGCTCCCAAATACCCCACTTCCAATATATAGATCACCTATGATTTCTAAAAATCTTCCCTATTTTGGAGCAACGGAGTTCCAAAAATCTGATAATAAAATTGAAACAAAAAATCTATCGATTAATGTTAACAAAGAAACATTTTGCATCTCATTTTATAATAAGAAATTAGGATATGATTTGACTACACTCTGTCCTAATTTTAACTCGACTGAAAATAATTCCCTTAAAATTATTTCCAGTCAAAATAAAAATGCCTATGGTTTAGGTCAATATTTTTATGACCCAAATTCAGCTGATGGGGACTGGGTCGGGCGAAAATGGGAACCAGGGGAATTTGGCAATGCATTTGTTGGATTTTCAGGAGGAGCCAATTCAAAAGTACAATTTCCAATTTTATATGCTCTCGGTAATGGAAAACAGAACTATGCTCTTTTTATTGACAGCACTTATAAAATGGCTTGGGACTTTACTAGATCAGATTACTGGAATGTGAATCTTTGGGAAAAACAAATCCGCTACTTCATAATTGCAGGCGATAATATTGAAAATCTTAGAGCAAAATACGTTTCACTCATAGGCAACCCCACTGTCCCCCCAAAAAAACTTCTTGGCCTTTGGGTTAGTGAATATGGATACAAAAATTGGAATGAAGTAGATAATAAATTAACAAGTTTAAGAACGAATCATTTTCCTGTTGATGGTTTTGCCCTCGACCTTTATTGGTTTGGTGGCACAAAAGGAATGGGAAGTTTAATTTTTGATGAAAGTAATTTTCCAAACCCGAAGGAAAATATTGAAAAATATAAGAAAATAGGCATTGAATTTCTTCCTATTCAAGAACCTTATATTTCAGAATCTGCACAAATACCTAATTCAAATATCAATGACTTTTCTGATCTTGTTTCCCGCTGTTACCTTGTGAGAAAAAATGCCCAAGGTTGTGCGCCTAGTTATTTTAATAATATGTGGTGGGGGAGTGGGGGAATGCTTGACTGGAGCAATGAGGATGCATCTGCTTATTGGTTTCAGAAAAAACAGGTTCCTCTCGTGAAATTGGGAATAACCAATTTTTGGTTAGATTTAAATGAACCCGAAATGTACGATCCAAATGCATATTATGCTGGTATTAAAATAAATGGAGCTCTCAAAAATAGACATGCTGATATAGCAAATATATATGCGCTTAAATGGATTGAAGGTTTAGATAAAGGTTATAATCAAAATAAAAACCAAATAGAATTTTCTAATCGACCATTTTATATGAGTCGGGCAGGATCTCCAGGTATGCAACGCTATGGTGCAGGCATGTGGTCGGGCGATATTGGCTCGAATTTAGGTGGACTCAGAGCACATATTAATAATCAAATGAATGTTTCGCTAAGTGGAATTGATTTTTATTCAGCTGATACGGGTGGATTTCACCGTAACGTATTTGATGGAAAAGATATAAATCGACTCTACACCATGTGGTTTGCCAATGCCACAGCCTTCGACTTTCCTGTCCGCCCCCACACAGTTGTTGGTGAAACAAATAATTCAGAAACATCGCCCTCAAATATCGGCGATATAATTTCGAATAAAGAAAATCTTTTGCAACGTTATGCTCTAGCCCCTTATTACTATTCTCTATTTTATCGCGCGCATTTATTTGCTGAAGCAGTTACACCTCCACTTATAACTTTTTATCAACACGATAAGAATGTGAGAAAAATAAGCAGTGAGAAAATGATAGGAAAATTCTTACTTGCAAGTGCTGTATTTCAATATGATGATCCCATTCGCAGAAATATTTATTTACCAGAAGGGAGATGGCTTAACTTTCATACCCTTGAAGAGGTAACAAAAACAGGTAAGGTATTTATCGATTTTCCAACTTATTTAGATGGAAAATATAAAATTCCGCTTTTTGTCAGTGAAGGCGCTATCATTCCACAAGCATATGTCGATGAAAAAACAATGGATATGCATGGCTTGCGTTTAGATGGAACGAAAATAAATGATCTGATTATTAAAGTTGTTCCGAGTGAGAAAGAAAGCAGTTTCGTTCTTTATGAAGATGATGGGGAAAGCAGAGAATATCTTGCAAAAAACTTTGCACAAACATATATTTCACAGATTATTTCAAAAAATGTTGCAAAAATAGAAATATCTCCTACCCAAGGAAAGTATAATCGAATGCCATTAACAAGAAAGCAGCAAATTGAAATAGCAATTCCAAATGAAAGGGTCGATTTAGTACAAATAAACGGGACTATAATTGAAAAATGTAATAGCTATTTACAAGAAAATTGCTGGGAATATACACATAGAAATACAGCGCTTGTTAAGACAAGTCCAAAAGATATTACTAAAAAATACATTTATGAATTTTCATTACAAAAGAATTTTTCAGAAAATGCACAATATAATTTTTCCTGTTTAAATGCAAAAACAGTTTTTGGAGAATCGGTTTATATTGTAGGAAATATTCCTGAATTAGGCAATTGGAATCCTGCTCATGCAATTAAGTTGTACCCAGTGGAATATCCTACATGGACAAACTATATTTCAAAAATTTCAACAGAGCAAAAGAATATTGAGTGGAAATGCATTAAGAAGAAAGAAAGCACTGGTGAAGTTTTACAATGGCAATCAGGACAAAATAATACTTTTAACATCACCAATAGTGGATATGGGGGAAATGTTGATGGGAAATTTTAA